Proteins co-encoded in one Leptodactylus fuscus isolate aLepFus1 chromosome 4, aLepFus1.hap2, whole genome shotgun sequence genomic window:
- the INHBA gene encoding inhibin beta A chain, translating into MSVHLLNGFLLVLCWITVRSTPTPGSEGHSSVTDCPSCSLSRFHKDAPSSQSDMVEAVKKHILNMLHLRDRPNITQPVPKAALLNAIKKVHVGKVGEDGQVQIDDVIARRAEMNEILEQTSEIITFAEAGPSKKILHFEISKEGSDLLIIREAELWLFLKLAKANRSRTRLTIRLYQQQRGPKEHRGSDGNKNEVLIAEKVVDTKKSGWHTFPISGSIQRLLNHGKSSMDIRVACDQCQESGATPVLLGKRKRKDDEEKEAGATVGEEEKEQSHRPFLMIVAQQTDDHPHRRRKRGLECDGKVSNCCKKHFYVSFKEIGWSDWIIAPPGYHANYCEGDCPNHIAGTSGASLSFHSTVIHQYRVKGHSPFNSIKSCCVPSKLRAMSMLYYDDGQNIIKKDIQNMIVEECGCS; encoded by the exons ATGTCTGTGCATTTACTGAACGGATTTCTGCTGGTACTTTGCTGGATTACGGTGAGGAGTACGCCAACTCCAGGATCTGAGGGACACAGTTCAGTCACTGACTGTCCATCATGCTCACTCTCCAGATTCCACAAGGATGCGCCTAGTTCTCAAAGTGACATGGTTGAGGCAGTGAAGAAGCACATCTTAAATATGCTGCATCTGAGGGACAGACCCAACATCACTCAGCCAGTGCCTAAAGCTGCCCTCTTAAACGCTATCAAGAAAGTTCACGTGGGGAAAGTGGGAGAGGATGGCCAAGTGCAAATAGATGATGTTATTGCACGGAGAGCAGAAATGAATGAAATCTTGGAGCAAACTTCAGAAATCATCACGTTTGCTGAAGCAG GACCCTCAAAGAAAATCCTCCACTTTGAAATATCCAAAGAAGGCAGTGATCTATTGATAATCCGGGAAGCAGAACTTTGGCTTTTCCTTAAACTAGCTAAAGCCAATCGGAGTCGGACGAGACTGACAATTCGACTGTACCAACAGCAACGGGGGCCGAAGGAGCACAGAGGGTCTGATGGAAACAAAAATGAAGTATTGATTGCTGAGAAAGTGGTGGACACAAAGAAAAGTGGCTGgcatacattccctatatctgggAGCATTCAGCGTCTACTGAATCATGGCAAATCATCCATGGATATTCGAGTAGCCTGTGACCAATGCCAAGAATCAGGAGCAACCCCGGTCTTGCTTGGTAAACGTAAGAGAAAAGATGACGAGGAGAAAGAAGCGGGGGCAACTGTAGGTGAAGAAGAAAAAGAGCAGTCACATAGACCTTTCCTAATGATTGTGGCTCAACAGACGGATGACCACCCTCACCGAAGGAGGAAACGTGGTTTAGAATGTGATGGGAAAGTAAGCAACTGTTGTAAAAAGCATTTTTATGTAAGTTTCAAGGAAATAGGCTGGAGCGATTGGATCATAGCACCTCCTGGTTACCATGCTAACTATTGCGAGGGAGATTGCCCTAACCACATTGCTGGGACATCTGGAGCTTCGCTGTCATTTCATTCCACAGTCATTCACCAGTATCGGGTTAAAGGCCACAGTCCCTTCAACAGTATCAAATCTTGTTGCGTTCCCTCCAAGTTGAGAGCAATGTCCATGCTGTATTATGATGATGGACAAAATATTATCAAAAAGGATATCCAGAACATGATTGTGGAAGAGTGTGGTTGCTCATAA